One region of Kangiella marina genomic DNA includes:
- the nusB gene encoding transcription antitermination factor NusB → MEQNFKPAARRKAREYAMQAIYQWQMTGNALSEIEAQYLATMNSKKVDIVYFQELFSGVLTGLHDIDEAVSPAIDREMEHIDPVERAIIRLSAFELKNRIDIPRRVVINEGIELAKTFGATDGHKFINGVLDKISKELRPHE, encoded by the coding sequence ATGGAACAAAATTTTAAACCAGCAGCACGCCGTAAAGCACGTGAATACGCGATGCAGGCGATTTATCAGTGGCAAATGACGGGGAATGCCTTGAGCGAGATTGAGGCGCAATACCTTGCGACCATGAATAGTAAGAAAGTCGATATCGTTTACTTTCAAGAGTTGTTCAGTGGCGTGCTGACGGGATTGCACGATATTGATGAAGCTGTTTCTCCGGCTATTGATCGTGAGATGGAGCATATTGATCCAGTGGAGCGTGCTATTATTCGCTTATCTGCATTTGAGCTTAAAAATCGCATCGACATTCCGCGTCGAGTGGTGATTAACGAAGGCATCGAGTTAGCCAAAACCTTTGGTGCGACTGATGGCCATAAGTTTATTAACGGTGTTCTGGATAAAATCAGTA
- the ribBA gene encoding bifunctional 3,4-dihydroxy-2-butanone-4-phosphate synthase/GTP cyclohydrolase II has product MKLNSIEEIIEDIRQGKMVILMDDEDRENEGDLIMAASQVRPEDINFMARYGRGLICLPMTRERCEQINLPLMSASNGAKFSTNFTVSIEAATGVTTGISAADRARTVQAAVAPNAKPEDIVQPGHIFPIMAQEGGVLNRAGHTEASCDLARLAGFDPAAVIVEILNEDGTMARRPDLEVFAQEHGLKMGTIADLIEYRTEKEHTVEKISECHWPTEHGDFRLHTFKDTIDEQIHFALVKGNPKNDTSTLVRVHLTDSLSDLLESQRGKSKSWTVSDSIEKISEEGEGVLVLIAKKESSDELLDRVRQFEREDHGETLTQEQKRKKKRTVGIGSQILVSLGVRQMRLLSSGTQYTALGGYGLEIVEHITPKK; this is encoded by the coding sequence ATGAAGCTAAACAGTATTGAAGAAATCATCGAAGATATCCGTCAGGGTAAAATGGTCATTTTGATGGACGATGAAGATCGTGAGAATGAAGGCGATTTGATCATGGCTGCAAGCCAAGTTCGCCCTGAAGACATTAACTTTATGGCGCGTTATGGTCGAGGCTTGATTTGCTTGCCGATGACTCGTGAGCGTTGCGAACAAATTAATTTGCCGTTAATGTCAGCCAGTAATGGTGCGAAATTTAGCACTAATTTTACGGTATCGATTGAAGCGGCGACGGGCGTTACCACGGGAATTTCAGCAGCCGATCGCGCGCGAACAGTTCAAGCTGCCGTGGCACCAAATGCCAAGCCAGAAGATATCGTTCAACCGGGCCATATTTTTCCGATCATGGCGCAAGAAGGCGGTGTCTTAAATCGTGCGGGACACACCGAAGCGAGTTGTGATTTAGCGCGTTTAGCCGGGTTTGATCCCGCTGCCGTGATTGTTGAGATTTTGAATGAAGACGGCACCATGGCGCGTCGTCCTGATTTGGAAGTGTTCGCTCAAGAGCATGGTTTGAAGATGGGAACCATTGCCGATTTAATTGAGTACCGAACTGAGAAAGAGCATACCGTTGAGAAAATCAGCGAATGTCACTGGCCAACGGAGCATGGTGACTTTAGACTGCACACTTTTAAAGATACTATCGACGAGCAAATTCACTTTGCCTTAGTTAAAGGCAACCCAAAGAATGATACCTCGACGTTAGTACGTGTTCACTTAACCGACAGCCTTTCTGACTTGCTGGAGTCGCAGCGAGGCAAAAGCAAAAGCTGGACCGTGAGCGACTCGATAGAAAAGATTTCTGAGGAAGGCGAGGGCGTTCTTGTTCTGATTGCGAAGAAAGAGTCGAGCGATGAGTTGTTGGATCGTGTTCGACAGTTCGAGCGTGAGGATCATGGCGAAACCTTAACTCAAGAACAGAAACGCAAAAAGAAACGTACCGTGGGTATTGGCTCACAGATTCTGGTGAGTTTAGGGGTGAGACAGATGCGCTTGTTAAGCTCCGGCACTCAATACACAGCACTTGGCGGTTATGGCTTAGAGATTGTGGAGCATATTACGCCTAAAAAATAG
- a CDS encoding riboflavin synthase — MFTGIIEATGFIESIEAKGGDARYVFNTGKLDLTDVELGDSIACNGVCLTVIEKLSQGFAADVSVETIDVTCMKNYQQKDPVNFEKAMLPTTRFGGHMVSGHVDAIGEVVSIEEAARSIQYKIKAPKEVLKYIAIKGSITVDGTSLTVNDLEKDQFSLNLVPHTLQETIADSYQVGTQVNLEIDLIARYLERLMNADKAE; from the coding sequence GTGTTTACTGGAATTATTGAAGCGACTGGCTTTATCGAAAGTATTGAAGCAAAAGGTGGCGACGCGCGTTATGTATTTAATACTGGCAAGCTTGATTTGACGGATGTTGAGCTTGGCGACAGTATTGCCTGTAATGGGGTTTGTTTAACGGTAATTGAAAAGTTATCTCAGGGCTTTGCAGCTGATGTTTCGGTGGAAACGATTGACGTGACCTGTATGAAAAATTATCAGCAAAAGGATCCGGTCAACTTTGAAAAAGCGATGCTGCCAACGACTCGTTTTGGCGGCCACATGGTCAGTGGTCACGTTGATGCGATTGGCGAGGTGGTGTCAATTGAAGAAGCCGCACGCTCGATCCAATACAAGATAAAAGCACCGAAAGAGGTGTTAAAATATATCGCGATCAAAGGCTCTATTACAGTTGATGGCACCAGTTTAACGGTGAATGACCTTGAAAAAGACCAGTTTAGCCTTAATTTAGTGCCTCATACATTACAGGAAACTATCGCTGATAGTTATCAAGTAGGGACGCAGGTAAATTTAGAAATTGATCTTATCGCGCGCTACCTTGAGCGCTTAATGAACGCAGACAAAGCCGAGTAA
- a CDS encoding class I SAM-dependent methyltransferase: protein MPLLQELPEKHIFQAYGILLLENNHRFVKKLKQHYTPSIHGHKTWNSSFLLMDYFLHNETLEYEQTIMELGCGWGPASIFCAQHATAKVTGVDRDDEVFPFLEVQSALNEVEVKTQKASFEKLTKKDLADYDMLIGADICFWDKLTKIHFNLIKRAFQAGVREVVIADPGREPFYELAELCLDYFDDCELIDWYSTEPEHFEGDILHITNTKKPA, encoded by the coding sequence ATGCCATTACTTCAAGAGTTACCTGAAAAACATATTTTCCAGGCCTACGGCATTTTGCTCCTAGAAAATAATCACCGCTTTGTAAAAAAACTCAAGCAGCATTACACGCCTTCTATCCACGGCCACAAAACTTGGAATAGCAGTTTTTTATTGATGGATTACTTTCTCCATAACGAAACACTCGAGTATGAACAGACCATCATGGAGCTGGGTTGCGGTTGGGGGCCGGCCAGTATTTTCTGTGCACAGCATGCTACAGCCAAGGTTACCGGCGTGGATCGTGACGATGAAGTGTTTCCCTTTCTTGAAGTCCAGTCGGCGTTAAATGAGGTCGAGGTAAAAACCCAAAAAGCGAGTTTTGAAAAGTTAACCAAAAAGGACTTAGCTGATTACGACATGTTAATAGGCGCGGATATTTGCTTTTGGGATAAGCTGACCAAAATCCACTTTAACTTGATCAAAAGGGCATTTCAGGCGGGAGTACGAGAAGTCGTGATTGCCGATCCAGGCCGTGAGCCCTTCTACGAGTTGGCCGAACTTTGCTTAGACTACTTTGACGATTGCGAGCTCATCGACTGGTATTCTACGGAACCTGAACACTTCGAGGGTGACATTCTACATATCACAAATACAAAAAAGCCTGCTTAA
- a CDS encoding cation diffusion facilitator family transporter — MHHHGHSHANDDEKHEHPVTSRKRMLWAVILTASFMLVEVIGGLVSGSLALLADAGHMLTDAAALLLAFYAMTLSAKPADSKRTFGYGRLQVLAAYTNGIFLILLTAWIVWESIQRFYQPNPIQSTTMLIVAVLGLLVNLVVFKILHSASDSNINVRSALLHVLGDLLGSVGAIIAALIIWQWGILWVDPLLSIFVSVLILRSAYHVIKDSSHILLEGKPQELDNQQIRHDLLQIEGVLDIHHMHLWSISEQEPLMTFHALIQEDFKGDDMIDVMLEVLRVKHGLIHATIQIERSNCVENTEAVACVDTAIK, encoded by the coding sequence ATGCACCATCACGGTCATTCTCACGCCAATGATGATGAGAAGCACGAGCATCCAGTAACGAGCCGCAAGCGCATGCTTTGGGCGGTCATCTTAACGGCCAGTTTTATGTTGGTCGAGGTCATTGGCGGACTTGTTTCGGGATCATTGGCATTACTGGCTGATGCTGGACATATGCTTACAGATGCTGCGGCTTTATTGTTGGCTTTCTATGCCATGACGCTGAGTGCTAAACCCGCGGACAGCAAGCGCACCTTTGGTTATGGTCGTTTACAGGTATTGGCGGCTTATACTAACGGTATTTTCCTGATACTGCTAACGGCATGGATTGTGTGGGAAAGTATTCAGAGGTTTTATCAACCAAACCCTATCCAAAGTACAACCATGCTGATCGTGGCTGTGCTTGGTCTTTTGGTTAATCTCGTCGTTTTCAAGATTTTGCATAGCGCTAGCGACTCGAATATCAATGTCAGAAGCGCTTTGCTGCATGTGCTAGGTGATTTGCTCGGCTCAGTGGGAGCTATCATTGCAGCGCTGATTATCTGGCAATGGGGCATACTGTGGGTCGATCCGTTGCTCTCGATTTTTGTGTCCGTATTGATTCTGAGAAGTGCTTACCATGTCATCAAGGATTCTTCGCATATTTTGCTGGAAGGAAAACCTCAAGAACTGGATAACCAACAAATTCGTCACGATTTGTTGCAAATTGAAGGGGTTTTGGATATTCACCACATGCACTTATGGAGTATCAGCGAACAGGAACCTTTAATGACCTTCCATGCTCTGATTCAAGAGGACTTTAAGGGCGATGATATGATTGACGTCATGTTAGAGGTGTTAAGAGTTAAACACGGCTTAATCCACGCTACTATCCAGATCGAGCGCAGTAACTGCGTCGAAAATACAGAGGCAGTGGCTTGTGTTGATACTGCAATTAAATAG
- the rplQ gene encoding 50S ribosomal protein L17, producing MRHQKSGRKLNRNSSHRKAMFRNMTASLIEHELIRTTLPKAKELRRVAEPLITLAKNDTVANRRLAFARIRSNEAVAKLFSELGVRYQERPGGYLRILKCGNRPGDNAPMAYVELVDRPIVEEEDDLDIEETEE from the coding sequence ATGCGTCATCAAAAATCAGGTCGTAAATTAAACCGTAACAGCTCACACCGTAAGGCTATGTTCCGTAACATGACTGCGTCATTGATCGAGCATGAACTTATTCGTACGACTTTGCCAAAAGCAAAAGAACTACGTCGTGTCGCTGAGCCTTTAATTACTTTAGCGAAAAATGACACAGTAGCTAACCGTCGTTTAGCATTTGCACGTATTCGTAGCAACGAAGCCGTAGCAAAACTATTCAGCGAGCTAGGTGTTCGTTACCAAGAGCGTCCAGGTGGTTACCTGCGCATCTTGAAGTGTGGCAACCGTCCTGGCGATAATGCTCCTATGGCATACGTTGAATTGGTTGATCGCCCAATCGTTGAAGAAGAAGACGATTTAGATATCGAAGAAACTGAAGAGTAG
- a CDS encoding response regulator, translated as MSTILLVDDKTTILAGTAEILEQAGYKYDYVTDYKTALNFLRLSRPTIQIVVVTLNNSLGYPMMRKLQALMSDRAAIMVYSEDKDNAISAWVKKHNFPFFYKHPTEEPQLFNRIKRTLFSKGQFFTHQQLVKLVEVLSQYTSEAEDLVKSTAPQSKSLQELQHKLARKLEGIENQKQFLAAVQRKHSA; from the coding sequence ATGAGCACAATTTTATTAGTCGACGATAAAACTACTATCTTAGCCGGTACTGCAGAAATCCTTGAGCAGGCGGGCTATAAATATGATTACGTGACAGACTACAAAACAGCGCTTAACTTCCTTCGTCTGTCGCGACCGACGATTCAAATTGTCGTTGTCACACTCAATAATTCACTAGGCTACCCAATGATGCGCAAACTGCAAGCGTTAATGTCAGATCGTGCAGCCATCATGGTTTATTCCGAAGACAAAGACAACGCTATTTCTGCTTGGGTAAAAAAGCACAACTTTCCGTTTTTTTACAAACACCCGACCGAAGAGCCACAACTGTTTAATCGAATTAAGCGGACGCTATTCAGTAAAGGCCAATTTTTTACTCATCAACAATTGGTAAAACTTGTCGAAGTATTAAGCCAATATACAAGCGAAGCCGAAGATCTCGTCAAATCAACAGCTCCTCAGTCAAAAAGTCTTCAGGAACTACAGCATAAATTAGCACGAAAACTTGAAGGCATAGAAAATCAGAAGCAATTTTTAGCGGCTGTGCAACGAAAACACTCTGCTTAA
- the nrdR gene encoding transcriptional regulator NrdR, whose amino-acid sequence MYCPFCANPDTKVIDSRLVADGSQVRRRRECLSCGERYTTFESAELVMPKIIKSDGTREPFDELKMRTGLAKAVEKRPVSVEDLEAAINKILSNLRALGEREVSASVVGEEIMKALRALDDVAYVRFASVYRRFQDVQAFREEIDKLQSDSNESST is encoded by the coding sequence ATGTATTGCCCATTCTGTGCTAACCCAGACACCAAAGTGATTGATTCACGATTAGTTGCTGACGGCAGTCAGGTTCGCCGCCGCCGCGAATGTTTATCGTGTGGCGAACGCTACACAACTTTTGAAAGCGCAGAATTGGTGATGCCAAAAATCATTAAGTCGGATGGCACTCGCGAGCCTTTTGATGAGCTGAAAATGCGTACAGGTTTGGCCAAAGCTGTGGAAAAGCGTCCGGTAAGTGTTGAGGACTTAGAAGCCGCTATTAATAAAATCCTTTCCAATCTTCGAGCGCTGGGTGAGCGTGAAGTTTCAGCAAGCGTTGTCGGAGAAGAAATCATGAAAGCATTGCGCGCGTTAGACGATGTGGCTTATGTGCGCTTTGCTTCGGTATATCGCCGCTTTCAGGATGTTCAGGCGTTTCGCGAGGAAATTGATAAGCTACAAAGTGATAGCAATGAGTCGTCGACTTAA
- the ribH gene encoding 6,7-dimethyl-8-ribityllumazine synthase yields the protein MSDFKLDFSKTQYQGGKIAIVHARFNQPIINMMIDGVEQKFAELEVPADKVSRFDVAGAYELPYATQQVAMSGQYDAVIAIGVVIRGDTPHFDYVCAESSRGLMDVSLKHNLPVIFGILTVNTDEQAEERANPKKMNKGGEAAATAIEMINLTRKLG from the coding sequence ATGAGCGACTTTAAATTAGACTTTTCGAAAACACAGTATCAAGGTGGTAAGATTGCCATCGTACACGCACGCTTTAATCAACCCATTATTAATATGATGATTGATGGTGTTGAGCAGAAATTTGCTGAGCTTGAAGTGCCTGCCGATAAAGTGTCGCGCTTTGATGTCGCTGGCGCGTATGAGCTACCCTATGCAACGCAACAGGTTGCCATGAGCGGTCAGTATGATGCGGTGATTGCAATTGGTGTGGTGATTCGTGGCGATACGCCGCATTTTGATTATGTTTGTGCCGAATCGAGTCGTGGCTTGATGGATGTGTCGTTAAAGCATAATCTGCCCGTGATTTTTGGCATTTTAACCGTGAACACGGATGAGCAGGCTGAAGAGCGCGCTAACCCTAAGAAAATGAATAAGGGTGGTGAAGCCGCCGCGACTGCGATAGAAATGATCAACTTAACCCGTAAACTAGGTTAA
- the ribD gene encoding bifunctional diaminohydroxyphosphoribosylaminopyrimidine deaminase/5-amino-6-(5-phosphoribosylamino)uracil reductase RibD, which produces MSFSAQDSNFMSLAIKLARHGWYTTRSNPRVGCVLVKTVNGHTQVIGEGWHQKPGLAHAEVNAIQNAKTNGHDPQGATAYVTLEPCSHVGKTPPCAQGLIEAGVSKVICAMTDPNPQVSGRGIEMLRESGVTVECGLMESEALALNPGFVKRMNAGLPRVTAKIAVSVDGRTAMASGESQWITGPEARAQVQRLRAQSGAVITGSGTVLYDNPSMNVRDTTMLGDPYFEQPIRVVVDSKHQVTPNAKIFQGQGQCWLVSASKRDDTFNNKVLVQQVKANDAGYADLEALLRQLAESGVNDVLIEAGSELLGAFLAKGLVDELQVFMAPKLLGSAARAMAHLPFEQMSQAIELELKDVRQIGQDLQLTYNRVD; this is translated from the coding sequence ATGTCTTTTTCAGCACAAGATTCCAACTTTATGTCACTAGCCATTAAACTGGCTCGGCATGGTTGGTATACGACGCGTTCAAACCCGCGAGTAGGGTGTGTGCTGGTGAAGACGGTTAACGGTCACACTCAAGTTATTGGCGAAGGTTGGCATCAAAAGCCGGGTCTCGCTCACGCTGAAGTCAATGCCATTCAAAACGCCAAAACAAATGGGCATGATCCTCAAGGGGCGACTGCTTACGTCACTTTAGAGCCGTGCTCGCATGTCGGCAAAACGCCGCCATGTGCGCAGGGACTGATTGAGGCTGGCGTAAGCAAAGTGATTTGCGCCATGACCGATCCTAACCCACAAGTCTCAGGTAGAGGCATTGAGATGTTACGGGAGTCTGGAGTGACGGTTGAGTGCGGCTTGATGGAATCGGAGGCGCTGGCATTAAATCCGGGGTTTGTGAAGCGCATGAACGCGGGCTTACCCAGAGTGACAGCTAAGATTGCCGTGAGTGTTGATGGTAGAACCGCCATGGCGAGTGGTGAAAGTCAGTGGATCACGGGGCCGGAAGCTCGCGCTCAGGTGCAGCGGTTACGCGCACAAAGTGGTGCCGTGATAACGGGTTCTGGCACAGTATTATATGATAACCCCTCGATGAATGTTCGTGATACGACCATGTTAGGTGATCCTTATTTCGAGCAGCCAATACGAGTCGTGGTGGACTCAAAGCATCAAGTGACGCCTAACGCTAAAATTTTCCAAGGTCAGGGACAGTGTTGGTTGGTTTCAGCATCTAAGCGTGATGACACTTTTAACAACAAGGTCCTAGTGCAGCAGGTAAAAGCCAATGATGCAGGTTATGCGGATCTTGAGGCGCTCTTGCGACAGTTGGCTGAATCTGGTGTTAATGACGTTTTGATTGAAGCAGGAAGCGAATTACTGGGCGCTTTTTTAGCAAAAGGCTTGGTCGATGAGCTACAGGTTTTCATGGCACCAAAACTACTAGGCAGTGCCGCGCGAGCGATGGCTCACTTACCGTTTGAGCAGATGAGTCAGGCGATAGAGTTAGAGTTGAAGGACGTTCGACAGATTGGGCAGGATTTACAATTAACTTACAACCGAGTGGACTAG
- a CDS encoding YkvA family protein: MPTSSFTTDNAKQDAKVYYSEDSFWRKLKRSAKQIGTDALEKLLTLYYCFRDPATPAKEKAIILGALGYFIMPFDAIPDLLPMGWTDDIAVIALAFSKVVKAINDSHIEKAKLQLNKLFNKA; this comes from the coding sequence ATGCCAACATCGTCTTTTACTACAGACAATGCCAAACAAGATGCTAAAGTCTACTATTCTGAAGATAGCTTTTGGAGAAAATTAAAGCGCTCAGCTAAACAGATAGGGACAGACGCGCTGGAAAAGTTACTAACGCTTTATTATTGCTTTCGTGATCCAGCGACACCAGCCAAGGAAAAAGCCATCATCCTTGGCGCCTTGGGCTACTTTATCATGCCGTTTGACGCTATCCCTGACTTATTACCCATGGGCTGGACTGATGATATCGCTGTGATAGCACTCGCATTCTCCAAGGTTGTTAAGGCGATTAATGATTCGCATATCGAAAAAGCCAAGCTGCAACTTAACAAATTGTTCAACAAAGCCTAA
- the glyA gene encoding serine hydroxymethyltransferase, whose product MLGNTTSLRDFDPELMASIDAEEKRQEEHIELIASENYTSKRVMEAQGSVLTNKYAEGYPDKRYYGGCEYVDVAEKLAIERVKALFGADYANVQPHSGSQANAAVYMALIKPGDTILGMSLSDGGHLTHGSKVSFSGKIYNSVEYGVDENGYIDYDEVERLAVEHQPKMLVAGFSAYSRTVDWSKFRAIADKVGAYLFVDMAHVAGLIAAGEYPNPVPHAHVVTSTTHKTLAGPRGGVILAQANPELEKKLNSAVFPGGQGGPLMHVIAAKAVAFKEALSDEFKAMQKQVKANAQAMTKVFVERGVDIVSGGTENHLFLVDLISKDITGKDAEAALGKANITVNKNTVPNEPRSPFVTSGLRLGTPAVTTRGFKEAEVTELASWICDILDDINNEQVISDVKAKVQELTKRFPVYK is encoded by the coding sequence ATGTTGGGTAACACGACGTCTCTAAGAGATTTTGACCCAGAATTGATGGCTTCGATTGATGCCGAAGAAAAGCGTCAGGAAGAGCATATTGAGCTTATTGCATCCGAAAACTATACCAGCAAACGTGTGATGGAAGCGCAAGGTTCGGTATTAACGAATAAGTATGCCGAAGGTTACCCAGATAAGCGTTATTACGGTGGCTGTGAGTATGTTGATGTTGCCGAAAAGTTGGCGATTGAGCGTGTTAAAGCATTGTTCGGTGCTGATTATGCCAATGTCCAGCCACACTCAGGTTCGCAAGCAAACGCTGCTGTTTACATGGCGCTCATTAAGCCCGGCGATACCATTTTAGGCATGAGTCTATCAGACGGTGGTCACTTAACGCACGGTTCTAAAGTGAGCTTCTCTGGCAAAATATATAACTCAGTTGAGTACGGTGTTGATGAAAACGGTTACATTGATTACGACGAAGTTGAGCGTTTAGCCGTCGAGCACCAGCCGAAAATGCTCGTTGCTGGATTTTCTGCTTACTCGCGTACGGTGGACTGGTCAAAGTTCCGCGCAATCGCAGACAAAGTAGGTGCTTACTTATTTGTCGATATGGCGCACGTTGCGGGCTTGATTGCTGCTGGCGAATACCCAAACCCAGTGCCACACGCGCATGTCGTGACCTCGACAACGCACAAAACGTTAGCTGGCCCACGTGGTGGCGTGATCTTAGCGCAGGCTAACCCAGAGCTAGAGAAGAAGTTGAATTCTGCGGTATTCCCGGGAGGCCAGGGTGGTCCGTTAATGCACGTGATCGCAGCGAAAGCGGTTGCTTTCAAGGAAGCATTAAGTGATGAATTCAAAGCGATGCAAAAGCAGGTTAAAGCCAATGCACAAGCAATGACGAAAGTGTTTGTTGAGCGTGGAGTCGATATTGTGTCTGGCGGTACGGAAAACCACTTATTCCTTGTTGACCTCATCAGCAAAGACATTACCGGTAAAGACGCTGAAGCTGCTTTAGGTAAAGCCAACATCACGGTCAATAAAAATACGGTGCCGAACGAGCCGCGCTCGCCATTTGTCACCAGTGGACTTCGTCTAGGTACTCCAGCAGTCACTACTCGCGGTTTCAAAGAAGCCGAGGTGACTGAGCTCGCGAGTTGGATTTGTGATATTCTTGACGATATCAATAATGAGCAGGTTATCAGCGACGTTAAAGCCAAAGTGCAGGAATTAACCAAGCGATTCCCGGTTTATAAGTAA